In Microtus ochrogaster isolate Prairie Vole_2 unplaced genomic scaffold, MicOch1.0 UNK3, whole genome shotgun sequence, the following proteins share a genomic window:
- the Ankef1 gene encoding ankyrin repeat and EF-hand domain-containing protein 1 — MEASREGVLEIVRGILERGGEVNAFDNDRHHAAHFAAKGGFFDILKLLFAYNGDMGLIGMDGNTPLHYAAMGGFADCCKYIAQRGCDLKWKNLEHKTPRAVAKDGGFKAAGKEIRRAERTAAKLAKPGVKNPNPLWALRLHDWSAEHEAFLREAFSLVDRGDGVVSKEDFVTTLEERQDFVTSEQLLSIAQMHEKSRGGGVNLNEFFKGTKYLSKSYVLGSFGPKKKRKGLGKKPKKGKFVLPLPICTIPENAFPRRIDGGPPYYMIETYQNVTDCSRFNRDHPPEHPIQDDSEWYIDDPGKVFANINFITKAGDLASLKKAFEAGIPVDMKDSSYKTPLMTACASGNMDVVKFLLERGANVNATDNFLWTPLHFACHAGQQDIVELLVKSGATIDAMSINNSTPLCRAIESCRLDTVKYLLDIGAKFQIENRKGHAAMDVAKAYADYRIIDMIKEKIDNLPKPTDNQKLKGKLPKLKTEGTDIKKEEETLSSIYAVPTITEEKKLHKDNVVYLNSLITSGYTKKVDITFIPHRIWSPEATTAELIRKRELRRERFTYEVDFEDFMMPFQKNIKEKAQALEASLKL, encoded by the exons ATGGAAGCATCAAGAGAAGGGGTACTGGAAATAGTTCGAGGCATATTGGAAAGAGGAGGTGAAGTGAATGCATTTGACAATGATAGGCACCACGCTGCGCATTTTGCTGCCAAAGGAGGCTTTTTTGAT ATATTGAAGCTTCTCTTTGCCTACAATGGAGACATGGGGCTGATTGGAATGGACGGGAACACACCACTTCATTATGCGGCCATGGGTGGCTTTGCAGACTGCTGTAAATACATAGCCCAGCGAG GATGTGACCTAAAATGGAAAAATTTGGAACATAAAACACCCCGGGCTGTGGCAAAAGATGGAGGCTTCAAAGCTGCAGGCAAGGAGATACGCAGAGCAGAGAGGACTGCAGCTAAACTCGCGAAGCCTGGAGTCAAAAATCCTAACCCACTATGGGCCCTCAGGCTGCACGACTGGTCTGCAGAGCACGAGGCTTTCCTTCGGGAAGCCTTTTCCTTAGTGGACAGGGGCGATGGCGTAGTCAGCAAAGAGGACTTCGTGACGACCCTGGAGGAGAGGCAAGACTTTGTCACCTCTGAGCAGCTGCTTTCCATTGCTCAAATGCACGAAAAAAGCCGGGGAGGCGGGGTCAACCTTAACGAGTTCTTTAAGGGAACCAAATACTTAAGTAAGTCTTACGTCTTGGGATCATTCGGgcctaagaaaaagagaaagggtttGGGCAAAAAGCCAAAGAAAGGCAAGTTTGTTCTGCCTCTCCCCATCTGCACCATTCCGGAGAACGCCTTTCCGCGGCGGATAGACGGGGGCCCGCCCTACTACATGATCGAGACTTACCAGAACGTCACTGACTGCAGCAGGTTCAACCGGGACCACCCTCCTGAGCACCCCATCCAGGACGATTCCGAGTGGTACATCGATGATCCCGGGAAGGTCTTCgcaaatattaattttatcacCAAGGCAGGAGACCTGGCCTCTCTGAAAAAGGCTTTCGAGGCAGGAATACCTGTGGATATGAAGGATAGTTCTTACAAGACGCCACTCATGACAGCGTGTGCCAGTGGCAACATGGATGTGGTCAAGTTTCTTCTTGAAAGGGG GGCGAATGTTAATGCAACAGATAATTTTCTGTGGACTCCACTTCATTTCGCATGCCATGCTGGCCAGCAAGACATTGTTGAACTACTTGTTAAATCTGGGGCTACAATAGATGCCATGTCAATCAACAACTCCACTCCTTTATGTAGAGCCATCGAAAGCTGTAGACTAGACACTGTAAAATACCTGCTTGATATTGGCGCTAAGTTCCAGattgaaaatagaaaag GTCATGCTGCCATGGATGTTGCAAAGGCATACGCTGATTATAGAATAATtgatatgataaaagaaaaaatagataacCTACCTAAACCAACAGATAATCAAAAACTGAAAGGCAAGCTTCCTAAACTGAAGACCGAAGGCACGGACATCAAGAAAGAGGAG GAAACATTGTCATCAATTTATGCTGTACCAACAATAACAGAGGAAAAGAAGTTACACAAGGATAATGTGGTCTACCTCAATTCACTGATTACCAGTGGTTACACGAAGAAGGTCGATATCACATTTATCCCACATAGG ATTTGGAGTCCTGAAGCCACCACAGCAGAGCTGATCAGAAAGAGGGAACTGCGAAGGGAGAGATTCACATATGAGGTGGACTTCGAAGACTTCATGATGCCTTTCCAAAAGAACATCAAGGAGAAAGCTCAAGCACTGGAGGCATCCTTGAAGCTCTAA